From Xanthomonas citri pv. mangiferaeindicae:
AGCCTCCAGTGCAAGCGGTTTGCAATCCACGGCGACTGGCTATTCGAGTGAGGCTGTGGGCGACTACAGCGTCGCGAACGGTGGCTTCAGCGTCGCGAGCGGTCGAGGGGCCACTGCACTTGGATATGCGACAGAGGCATCGAACGAGTACGCCACGGCAGTAGGCTGGGGCGCCGTCGCCAGTGGCGCTGGCAGCACAGCGGTCGGTGGCATGGGGGATCTGGTGCCCGGCTTGGGCTTCCTGGTTCCGGCCGAAGCTGCTGGCACGGCTGCTTCCGCGTTTGGCTCGGGATCGGGCGCATGGAGCAACTACACCACCGCGATCGGTGCCCTGGCCCAGGCGGATGGGGTAGGCGCGACAGCGCTGGGCTACTTCGCCTACGCGCAGGCCGAGACCTCGACGGCGGTAGGCGCGCAGTCGTGGGGTAGCGGCGATCGTGCGACTGCGGTTGGCTACTACGCCACTGCTGAAGGCGACGACAGCACCGCACTGGGCTTTAATGCGTTCGCATCGGCCGACAACAGCGTCGCGCTGGGTGCGAACTCCGAGGCCGACCGCGACAACACGGTGTCGGTCGGTTCGGTTGGTGAGGAGCGTCAGATCACCAATGTCGCGGCGGGCACTGAGGACACCGATGCGGTGAACCTCGCGCAGCTCAACGCCGCTGCGGACGGCGCGCTGCTCGCGGGTCGCTACTTCCGTGCCACCGGCGACGGCGAGGCGTATGTCGAGGGTGAGGACGCGATCGCGGCGGGCTCGAATGCGATTGCCGAAGCGGACTATGCGACCGCGATGGGCTCGACGACCTATGCGTCGGGCGTTGGGTCTTCGGCCTTCGGCAGCGGCGCGAGCGCGAGCGGACAGTACGCGACGGCATCGGGCTACAACGCGGTCGCCGAGGGCGACTCGAGCACGTCCGTCGGCGGCTGGCTGTACTACGAAGACGAGGACGGCAACGTCGTACTCGACCAGACGACGACCGCCAGCGAAGTGGGTGCATCGGCCTTTGGCGCGGGTGCGCAGGCGCTCGGTGCATTCAGCACCGCGACGGGTGCGGCGGCCAGTGCGACGGGCGCGCAGTCGACCGCAGTGGGCTACAGCAGCAGTGCCGCGACGGACGGGTCGAGCGCACTGGGCGCGTTCTCTGAGGCAATGGGCGGCTTCGCGACCGCGGTGGGCTACGGCAGCGTGGCCAGCGGTGACTACGGCCTGGCGGTGGGCGGCATCGCCGATTACGGCGACCTTCTGATCGGCTTCCCGGGCCTGATCCTGCAGACGACCGAGGCCAGCGGTGTGGCGTCGACTGCGCTGGGCAATGGCGCCTGGGCAACGGATGTCGGCGCGACCGCGGTCGGTACGCTGGCCGAGGCGACCGGTGCGCAGGCGACCTCGCTCGGCACGTTGGCGTATGCGACCGCGGACGGCGCGTCGGCGCTGGGCAGCGGCAGTTCGGCCAGCGGCGTCGACTCGACGGCAATCGGCTTCCTGGCCGGGGCGTCGGCCGACAACAGCGTCGCGCTGGGTGCGAATTCGGTGGCCGATCGCGAGAACAGCGTGTCGGTCGGCTCGGCAGGCAATGAGCGCCAGATCACGAATGTCGCCGCCGGTACCGAGGACACCGATGCGGTGAACCTCGCGCAGTTGCGCAGCATGTCCGATGGCGTCGGCGGCAAGCTGCAGGACGCGATGCAATCGGCGGCCGACATCTTCGGCGGTGGGGTCACGATGACGGCCGCCGGCACGCTGAGCATGCCGAGCTACGCGATCCAGGGCGCCAACTACACCTCGATCGGCGACACCTTCGCCGCACTCGACAATCAGATCACCGAGCTCAAGACGCGTGTGGGCCAGGTCGAGACGGTGATCGAGTCCGGTGCGGGCACCAACGACCAGGTGGCGGTGGGCGGCGATACGCCGGCGACGATCGCCGACGGCACCAACGGGGTCGCAGTCGGCGATGGTGCGCAGACGGGCGGTCAGAACGGCGTGGCCATGGGCGGCGACGCCTACGCGCATGGCCCCAACGATACCGCGGTCGGCGGCAACGCCAAGGTGTACGCGGACGGCAGCACGGCGCTCGGCGCGAACACGACGATCACCGCCGAGGCGACCAACGCGGTGGCCGTCGGTGAGGGGCGAGTGTGAGTGCGGCCTCGGGCACGGCGCTGGGGCAGGGCGCTTCAGTCACTGCGGAAGGTGCGGTCGCACTGGGCCAGGGCTCGGTCGCAGACCGCGCCAACACGGTCTCGGTCGGCAGCGCGGGCAGTGAGCGTCAGATCACCAACGTTGCGGCCGGTACTGCCGCGACCGACGCTGCCAACGTCGGCCAGGTCAATGCCGGTGTTACCGAAGCCAAGGCCTACGCCGATACCACGGCGACGCAGGCGGTGGCCACCTCCAAGGCCTACACCGACCAGAAGTTCGCTGCCTGGAACGACAACTTCGAGACGTTCAAGGGCGATGTCGATCGTCGGTTCTACGACACCGACCGCCGCATCGACCGTCAGGGCGCGATGGGGGCGGCGATGTTGAACATGGCCACCAGCGCCGCCGGCATCCGCACCCAGAACCGTGTCGGCGTCGGTGTCGGCTTCCAGGGCGGCGAGAGCGCGCTGTCGCTCGGCTACCAGCGTGCGATCAGCGAGCGCGCCACGATCACCGTGGGCGGCGCGCTCAGCGGCGATGAGAAATCCGTGGGTGTGGGTGCCGGCTTCGGCTGGTAATCCCGCGGGGCCGGTGGGCTTTGCCCGCCGGTCCGCGGTTCGATGGCATCGGGGACACCTGCTGCCGTCCATGCGACGTCCGTCGGGACGGGGGCCTTGTGCCGCCGCACCGACGCTTCCGAGGTCCAATACTCCAACGAGGGTCCAAAATGAAGAACAGCATCATCCCCAGCGCCCTGGCCATCGCGGTCGGCGCGGTGCTCGCCACCGGCGCCGTCCATGCGGGCAAGACCCAGCGCCCGGCCGACAAGGCGGGGACCCAGGCGCCATTGCAGCAATCGGACGCGACCCCGATCCGGCGTTTCATCGTCGAGTACCGGGAAGGCGCGCGGGAGCGGCAGGACCAGCAGGCAGCGGTGGCGGGCGTCCGCACCGCGCTCGCCCGCTCGGGCATCGTGCGCGGTGCCACCAAGGCGAACAACGTGCAGTACCTGCGCACGCTCGCGACCGGACACCAGGTGTTGCGCCTGGCCCAGGGCGTGGACCGCGTCTCGGCCGAAGCCCTGATGCGCCAGATCGCCGCCGATCCGAACGTCAAGTCGGTGGCGCCTGATCGTCTGCGTCAGATCGCCGCCGCGCCGGTGCAGCCGGCCTACGTGCCCAACGATCCGGGCCTGGAATGGCAGTGGCACATGCTCGCGCCCGATGGCACCGTGACCGGCGATGGCGGCCCGAATCGTGGCGGCATCAACGCGCCGGCTGCCTGGGACCTGACCGACGGCGACGGCATCACGATCGCGGTGCTCGACACTGGTATTACCGAACACCCCGACATCGACAGCTCGCTTGGCGATGCCGGCTACGACTTCATCTCCGATGCCTTCGTGTCGGGTCGCGCCACCGACGACCGTGTGCCTGGCGGCTGGGATCTGGGCGACTGGACGATCGGCTATGCCGGCGCAGAGACCTGTCAGCAGCGCAACAGCAGCTGGCACGGTACGCACGTTGCCGGTACCGCCGGCGCCCAGCGTACCGACAACGGCGTCGCGGTCACCGGCGTCGCCTACGGCGCCAAGATCCTGCCGGTCCGCGTGCTCGGTCATTGCGGTGGCTACGATTCGGACATCGTCGATGCCATCATCTGGGCGGCGGGCGGCGACGTGGATGGCGTGCCGGCCAACGCCAACCCCGCGCAGGTCATCAACCTGAGCCTCGGCGGCACCGGGGCCTGTTCGGCAGCCGAGGCCGATGCCATCGCACAGGCGAATGCGCTGGGTGCGACCGTGGTGATCGCCGCGGGCAACAGCAATGCCGACGTGGCGAACTTCTCGCCGGCCAACTGCCCGGGCGCGATCGCCGTCGCCTCCAACGGCATCACCAGCCGCCGTGCCTACTACTCGAACTACGGCACCGGCATCGACATCTCGGCCCCCGGCGGCGGCGTCTACGCCAACGACGGCAGCTCGGGTACGCAGATCGAGGACGGCTTCGTGTGGCAGGCCAAGAACCCGAGCACGACGACGCCCACGCCGCTGGCCAGCATCACCGGCGCGCCGACCTACGGCACCGCCGGCACCTCGCAGGCCTCGCCGCACGTCGCTGGCGTGGTTGCGCTGATCCAGAGCGCGCGCCTGGCTGCTGAGTTGCCGCTGTTCACCCCGGAGGAAGTGCTCGATGTGCTCAAGCGCACCGTCACGCCCTTCACGGTGGCGCCGTCGACCAGCCAGCCGATCGGCCCGGGCATCGTCAATGCCGGCGCCGCGGTGCTCAAGGCCATCGAGCCGCCGTGCGATCCGGAAGTCGAGAGCTGCGCGCCGGATTCGACGCCGATCGGCAACGGTGTGCCGTTGCGCGGCTTGGCGGGCACGGCCGGCGGCGAGACGCTGTACTCGATCGAGGTGCCGGCCGGTGTGACCGGCGCGCTGACGATCACCACCAGCGGCGGCAGCGGCGACGTGTCGCTGCATGTCAGCCTGGACGAGGCACCGGCGCAGACCGGCACCTGGAACTCGACGCGTCCGGGCAACACCGAGACCGTCCGGATCAACCGGCCGGCCGCGGGCATCTATTACATCAAGCTGGCCGGCACGCGTGCCTACAGCAACGTGACCCTGCAGGCCAAGTTCACGACGCCAGGGGTGTAAGACCACCGCCGCACCCGCAAGGACGCGGGTGCGGTCCGCCACTCGAGCCCGCGGCCAGCCGCGGGCTTTTTTGTGGCGCTTCTCCTGAATCAAGGCGGGCATGGGCGTTCACTTCGGATGAGCAGTGCGCTGTCCGCCCACGCGAAAACCGGGGTCAGAGTGCAATTTCGCCTCGCGAAATTGCACTCTGACCCCGGTTTTGCAGGTCGCGCGCTCGACGCGGGTACCGGCCGTCAGTCCGCCGCCCTGGACGCGTGCAGCCCGACTTCGGGCGGATGCGGAGTCGCTAATGGGAGAGGTCGCGCAGGGCCTCAGTGCGTGTGGCGAGCAGGGACGAGCGATACAGGCGGCATCTGGGATACTGTCGCGCCAGGTTCTCTGCCCAGATCGCCATGTCCAAACCTTCCGGTCCGCGCCGTTCCCCGGTCGAGAAAGCCGCCCGCCGCGCGCAGGGCACGCCGATCCACGCACAGCTGCGCGACGGCGATGGCCGCGTGCTCGCCGGTGCGACGCTGGAAGACGGCGAATGGACAATGGTGCTGGCCGGTCGCCCCGTGGCGAGTACGCCGAGCGCCGCGATGCTGCTGGCGATGCTGCGCCACACGGCCGCAGTGCAGGGGCGGGCCGGTGTGCGGACCCGGCTGTCGGTCTCCAAGGTCCTCGACGCTGCCGCGTGCGCGGAGGCGCAGGCGGCCGGTCGCACGCTTGCCGCGCATCTGGACTGGCTCGAGGCCGAGCGGCGCACGCGCAACGACCCGGCACCGGCCGTGCATTGAATGCGAGCGCCCGGCACGGCCTGCTGAACGATGAACCGTGCAGGCGGTGTCGAGGGCGCTCGCGGTCGCCACCGCTATCATCCGCGGCTCCTCCATTCGATACCCCTGTGATGGTTCGCGTCCGTCTGTTGCCCGCCCTGGTGTCGTTGCCTGTCGCCGTCGCGTTGCTGGCCGGCTGCGGGCGCAATGTGCGCGAGGACGTGCCGTTCATGGGCGAATCGTTCGATGCCGACGACATCTATTCGCGCACTTACGCCCTGCCGCCGGCCCAGGCCTGCAGTGCTGCGCGGTTGGCGTTGCTCGGACAGGGCTATGCGGTCGGCAAGGCCGGGGACGACGCGGTCGAGGCGACCAAGAACTTCCAGCCCGAGGACGAGGTACACACCCAGCTGTCGGTGCGCGTGTCGTGCGTGCCGCGTGGCAGTGACCGGACCTTGCTGTTCGTCAGCGCGCTGCTCGACCGCTATGTGCTGCGCAAGAGTTCCAACTCGGCGAGCCTGGGGGTCGGTGCGCTCGGTTCGTTGTCGGTGCCGATCGGCAGTCGCGAAGATTCGCTGGTGCGCGTGGCCAGCAGCACCGTGCAGGATGCCGGCTTCTACCGCCGGTTCTTCGAGCGGGTGGGCTACTACGTTCCGAGCCCGACGAACGGGGACCGCCGCCCGCCGGCCGCCCAGGACGGTGAGGATCCGCCGCCCGACGATCTGCACCGCCCGGCACGCGACGACGGGCCGCGCTGAGCCCCGGCTGCGGGCGAACTGCTACAGTCGTGCGGTCCATCGCCACTGGGGTCGTGTCTGGTGAATGCCGTGCTGGAGGGGTCCGAGGCGTCATCCGCTGCGCCGGAGTTGCGGGTCATCGCGCGGCTGCGCGACAACGGCCGGCTCAAGGACGTCGATCTCGCCCGCGCGCAACGCCTGCACGCCGAGGCAGGGGGCAGCCTGCTGGGACTGTTGGCCCGGCTGGGCCTGGTGTCCGAGCGCGACCATGCCGAAGCCTGCGCTGCGGAGTTCGACCTGCCGCTGCTGGCCGGCCGCGAGCTGCCCGATGAGCCGCCCGAGACAGCTGAAGGCGCGACGCCGCTGTCGGTGCGCTTCCTGCGCCAGTTCCACGTGCTGCCGATCGGTGAGCAGGACGGCCGCCTGCATCTGTGGATGTCCGATCCCTATGACGGCTACGCACTCGATGCTGTGCGTCTGGCGACCGGGCGCGAGCCGGTACCGGCGGTGGGTCTGCGTTCGGAAATCGACGACGCGATCGAGCGCTGGCACGGCCAGGGGCGCAGCGCGATGGGCACGATCGTCGAGTCGGCCGACGGCGAGGGCGGCGGCGATGTCGACGATGTCGAGCACCTGCGCGATCTGGCGTCCGAGGCGCCGGTCATCCGGCTGGTCAATCTGGTGATCCAGCGCGCGGTGGAACTGCGCGCCTCCGACATCCACATCGAGCCGTTCGAGAGCCGGCTCAAGGTCCGCTACCGCGTCGATGGCGTGCTGATCGATGGCGAGAGCCCGCCGGTCAATCTGACCGCCGCGGTCATCAGCCGCATCAAGATCATGGCCCGGCTCAACATCGCCGAGCGTCGCCTGCCGCAGGACGGACGCATCATGCTGCGCGTGCAGGGCAAGGAGCTCGACCTGCGCGTGAGCAGCGTGCCGACCGCGCACGGCGAGAGCGTGGTGATGCGTCTGCTCGACCGCGAGACGGTGGTGTTCGACTTCCAGCGGCTGGGCTTCGACGGCGAATTCCTGCCGCAGTTCCAGAAGGTGCTCGACCAACCGCACGGCATTTTGCTGGTGACCGGTCCGACCGGCTCGGGCAAGACGACGACGCTCTACACCGCGCTGTCGCAGCTCAACACGCCGGACGTGAAGATCATCACCGTCGAGGACCCGGTCGAGTACCAGATCGAAGGCATCAACCAGATCCAGGCCAAGCCGCAGATCGGTCTGGACTTCGCCAATGCGCTGCGCTCGATCGTGCGCCAGGATCCGGACATCATCATGATCGGCGAAATGCGCGACTTGGAGACCGCGCGCATCGCGATCCAGTCGGCACTGACCGGCCACCTGGTACTCAGCACGCTGCACACCAACAATGCCGCTGGCGGCATCACCCGCATGCTGGACATGGGGGTGGAGGATTACCTGTTGACGTCCACGGTCAACGGTATCCTGGCCCAGCGCCTGGTGCGCCGGCTCGAGCCGACACACGCGGTGCGCTATGCGGCCTCGCCCGAGGAGATCGAGCGCTTCGAACTGCGCCGCCATCAGCCCGAGGGCGAGATCCACCTCTACCGCCCGGGACCGTCGGCTGCGGCGCCGACCGGCTACCTGGGGCGTACGACGATCGTCGAGTTTCTGGTCATGAACGACGAGATCCGGCGCGCGGTGATGCGCCATGCGGGCATGGGCGAGCTCGAAGACCTCGCGCGCCGCGCCGGCATGCGCACGATGTACGAAGACGGCATCGCCAAGGCGCTGCGCGGGCTGACGACGATCGAGGAAGTGCTGCGGGTGACGGAGGAGGCGTGATCGAGACGCCGTGCTGGAATGGAATAGCCGGGGGGGAGGCATGAGCAGGACGGCGTGGGGTTGTCTGCTGGTCGCCCTTCTGGCGGCCTGTGGCGGGGAGCGCAAAGCGGGTGATGAGGCTGCACGCGCGACTCCCATAGAAGGCGTCGCGGAGCCGCCGGGGGTCGAACCCTCGGCCGCTGCGATCGAGACCTCGTCGGGACATGGGCTCGTTGCCGGTGAGAGCGGCGTACCGGGCAAGCGGACGGCGCCCGGCGACCAAGCAGTGCGATCGGATGTCGAAGAGACGACTGGCCTGACCGCATCGTCAGAGTCGACAGCACGGGTCCCAGACTCGGCGCCCTCGCCGGCGGAATCACGCTTCCTGCAAGGCGGCGCGTTGCGTGCCGATGCATTTGAGGCGGCCAACGATGGGCCGGGATGGGATGCGGTCGTCCGCGATTTCGAGCGCGATGGGTTGGTGGATCCGGATGCGCGGGATCTTCATCTGCTGTTCGGTGAATGGCTTCGCAGTTCACTGGCGAGATACGATTTCGTGCCGGCTGGTTTTGGCTGCGGCCGGAGTCTTTGCGCCGCGACGATTGCGTTCGACACACCGGACGCCCGCCAGCGCTACGATGCCTGGCGTGACGTCGGCTTCGATCCTCCGATGTCGGTTCCGGTGTTCGCGGATTCGCTTTTCATCTCGCCGGACGGTCGTCGAGAGATGCGGATTCTCTTCTCGACCGATCCCGCAACCTCAGCCATCAAGGTCCGTTGAAAAAGGCGGCAATGACCCTCTACCGCTACAAGGCCCTCAACACCCGCGGCGAAGTGCTCGACGGCACCATGGATGCCGCCAGCGAGGCCGAGGTCGCGCTGCGCCTGCAGGAGCAGGGGCATCTGCCGGTGGAGGCGCGCCCGGCGAGCGAGGCGCGTGGGCTCGGCGATTGGCGGGCGGCGTTCAAGCCCAAGCCGTTCTCCGGGCAGCGGCTGGTGCAGTTCACCCAGCAGCTGGCAACGTTGCTGCATGCCGGGCAGCCACTCGACCGCGCCCTGACGATCCTGCTCGATCTGCCCGAGGAACCGGAGGCCAAGCGCACGATCACCGAACTGCGCGACGCGGTGCGCGGCGGTGTATCGCTGTCGACGGCGCTCGAGCGCCAGCACGGCACCTTCTCGCGGCTGTACGTGAACATGGTGCGCGCGGGTGAGGCCGGCGGCAGCCTGGAGGACACGTTGCAGCGGCTGGCCGACTATCTCGAACGCGCGCGCGCCTTGCGCGGCCGGGTGGTCAATGCGCTGATCTATCCCGCGATCCTGATCGTCATGGTCGGCGCCTCGCTGATGTTCCTGCTGGGCTACGTCGTGCCGCAGTTCGCGGCGATGTACGACAGCCTCGATGCCGAACTCCCCGTATTCACGCGCCTGGTGCTCGGCGTTGGCAGCTTCGTGCGCGACTGGTGGATCGTGCTGTTGATCGTGCCGGTGGTCGCGGCCTACGCCTTCGCGCTGAAGCTGCGCGACGCTCGGTTCCGCGCGCGTTTCGATGCCTGGCTGCTCGAGCGCCGGCTGGCCGGCCCGCTGGCCGCGCGCATCGAAACCGCGCGACTGGCGCGGACGCTGGGCACATTGTTGCGTAACGGCGTGCCGCTGATCACGGCGCTGGGCATCGGCCGTAACGTGCTGGGCAACCTGGCGCTGGCGGCCGACGTCGAGGCGGCGGCTGCGGAGGTCAAGAATGGTGTCGGGCTGTCGTCGGCACTCGCGCGTGGCGGCCGGTTCCCGCGACTTGCGATCCAGATGGTCCAGGTCGGCGAGGAATCGGGTGCCCTCGATGCAATGCTGATGCGCACCGCCGACACCTTCGATCAACAGACCGGGCAGTCGCTCGACCGCATGCTCGCGGCCCTGGTGCCCGCGATCACGATGCTACTTGCCCTGGTGGTGATGGTGGTGATCCTGGCGGTACTGGTGCCGATCTACGACCTGACCAGTGTGATCGGGTGAGACGCCGCCCGTCGTGATCGGCGATTCGTGAGCAGCGGACTCCCGCGTCCCTGACATCTGCGCGCGTTCCGGCGACGGATCGCGCGGCGTCGATCACCGCGTGCTGCGTGGACGCGCAGTACGCGCAGGCTCGCGCCAGCGCAGCCACAGCAGCACGGTCGCGGCGCCTGCGCTCGCCACGCCCCACAGGCCGACGGCGCCGTGCGCCGGGCCCCAGACGTGCATGCACACCCAGGCCGCGAGCATCAGCGCGAGTCCGCCTGCCCAGCGCAAGGCGCGCCGGCGCGTCGGCGTGGGCGTGCCGCCGAGCACTGCGGCGTGGTGGCGGTCCATCGCCAGCGCCAGCGCGGCGAAGCCGGCGGCCGCGAGCAGGATGGCCAGCACGAGTAGGGCGGCGCTCATGCCGGCACCTGCGCATCGCCGACGCGCGCGCGCCGTGGCGGTCGTACGGGGGCGCGGCGCGCGTGGCGATCGACTGCCCAAGCCATCCAGCCCAATATCGCGCCAAGGACCAGGAGGCCGATGTCCATCGTCGCCATCGCCGTGTCGCCAGCGGCGAGATTGGCGAACAACCCGTGGCGCGTTGCGATCAGGTTGTAGACCGGCAGCGCTGCGAACAGCAGGGCGCCGACCGCCAGTTGCTCGCGCCAGGCCGCGACCGGCCGGCGCACGCAGGCGTGCAGCACGCACGCCAGCCAGAACAGGAAGAACAAGTGGATCTCCCATTGCGCACGCTCGGCCATGCCGGTGGGCAGCAGCCGGTTGGCCCAGAAGAACGCCGCCATCGCGGCCGGCAGGCCGGCGACGAAGCCGATGTTGAGCGATTCGACCAACCGGAAGCCGACGTGCGGGCGTGTCGGGTCGGGCAACTGTGCGCGCCGTTTCACCGTCCACAGCACCAGCCCGCTGGCGACCATCAGCGTGCCCGCCAGGCTCGACAGGAAGAACAGCCAGCGCATGGTCATCGGTGCGAAGCGCGCCGCATGCAGCCCGACCATGCCGTCGCGGGTGTCGGCCGCCGCGCCTTGCGGCGGTGTGCGCCAGACGAGCTCGCCGCTGGTACCGGAGAATGCCATCGACTCGTAGTCATAGAGGATGCGGGCATCGGTACTGCGCGAGGCCACGACCTGCGCGGCGGCATCGCCGGGCAGGTCGATGCGCAGCGTGTCGACGCGATCGGGCTGCCAGCCTGCGGCGGCGCGGACGCGCATCGCCTCGACGTCGCCCAGCGGCGCCGGCGTGCCGCTGCGCTCGACAGTCGGTGCCTGCGGGAACAGTTCGGCGTAGAACGCCTGCTCGTCGGCGTAACGGGCATCGATGCCGAACGGCATGTACAGCGCCATCAGCGTGATCAGGCCGGTGTAGGTGATCATCAGATGGAACGGCAGCGCCAGCACCGCCAGTGCGTTGTGGCCGTCGAGCCAGCTGCGCTGGCCCTTGCCGCGGCGGAAGGTGAAGAAGTCGGCGAAGATCTTGCGGTGCGTGACCACGCCGCTGACGATCGCCACCAGCATGAACATCGCGCAGATGCCGGCCAGCCAGCGTCCCCACAGCACCGGCATGTAATGCATGTCGAAATGCAGCCGGTAGAAGAAATCGCCGCCGCGGGTGTCGCGGACCGCGACCGCGTGGCCATCGGCATCCAGCCAGGTGCGCGAGGCGTATGCCTCGCGGAACGACTGCCCCGGCATGCGCCACGATACCTGGGTGCCGGTGGTGCGCGGCCCGGGCAACTGCACGGTCCACGCGTCCGCGCCCTGGGCGTGCGTTTCCAGCCAGGCCAGCGCCTGGCGAGTGGCGGTCGCGGCGTCGACCGGCGCGCCCAGTTCGGGCGTCATCCAGCGGGTGATTTCCTCGCGCCAATAGGCGCTGGTGCCGGTCAGGAACATCGCATAGAGCACCCAGCCCACCAGCAGACCGCTCCAGGTGTGCAGCCAGGCCTGCGACTGGCGAAAACCGCGGCTCATGCCGGTGCCCCGGTCAGCGCCACGACCGTGCCCGCCACGGCCGCGATACCAGCCAGCCACAGGCCGGCGCGCAAGCCGTCGCGCGCAGCGAACGTGGCCATCACACCGGCCGCGAACAGCGCGAACGACAGCAGCGTGGCGGTCACCGCGGCCGACAGTGCGCCACCGGGCAGCAGCCGTGCGATCGCCACGACGCACAGGGCCGTGGCCGCGTAGTTGCCGGGCACCGCGACCAGCACGCGGCACACCACATCCAGACGGACGGCGATCGGTGTCCGGGCGCGCTGGGCACGGGCGGTCAAAGGAGCGGGGGTGGGCATTGCGGGCGTCAGGCAGGGCGGCGGTGGCGATGATATCAAATGCGAATCATTTACAACTAGGTGATCGAGCAGGACGGCGGCCCCGATCGTGCTGATGCCGGGCTTCCCGGTCGGTCGTCCGTGCGGCATACAATCCGGACTCGATCCCAAGACGAGGCAGCGCCCCATGCACCACTCCCTCCGATCGCGTCGCGGGGTCCGCAAGACGCAACAGGGCGGTTTCAGCCTGATCGAAATCATCCTGGTCGTCGTGCTGATCGGCGGCATCGTCGCCTTCGCCGCGAGCCGGATCCTGGGCGGCGGCGACCGCGCGCGGGTCAACCTGGCCAAGGCCCAGGTGCAGACCCTGGCCGAGAAGGTCCACCAGTTCGAGATGGACACCGGCCGCTTGCCCAACGCCCTGAACGACCTGGTCG
This genomic window contains:
- a CDS encoding type II secretion system protein GspE, which gives rise to MNAVLEGSEASSAAPELRVIARLRDNGRLKDVDLARAQRLHAEAGGSLLGLLARLGLVSERDHAEACAAEFDLPLLAGRELPDEPPETAEGATPLSVRFLRQFHVLPIGEQDGRLHLWMSDPYDGYALDAVRLATGREPVPAVGLRSEIDDAIERWHGQGRSAMGTIVESADGEGGGDVDDVEHLRDLASEAPVIRLVNLVIQRAVELRASDIHIEPFESRLKVRYRVDGVLIDGESPPVNLTAAVISRIKIMARLNIAERRLPQDGRIMLRVQGKELDLRVSSVPTAHGESVVMRLLDRETVVFDFQRLGFDGEFLPQFQKVLDQPHGILLVTGPTGSGKTTTLYTALSQLNTPDVKIITVEDPVEYQIEGINQIQAKPQIGLDFANALRSIVRQDPDIIMIGEMRDLETARIAIQSALTGHLVLSTLHTNNAAGGITRMLDMGVEDYLLTSTVNGILAQRLVRRLEPTHAVRYAASPEEIERFELRRHQPEGEIHLYRPGPSAAAPTGYLGRTTIVEFLVMNDEIRRAVMRHAGMGELEDLARRAGMRTMYEDGIAKALRGLTTIEEVLRVTEEA
- a CDS encoding type II secretion system protein GspF, which gives rise to MTLYRYKALNTRGEVLDGTMDAASEAEVALRLQEQGHLPVEARPASEARGLGDWRAAFKPKPFSGQRLVQFTQQLATLLHAGQPLDRALTILLDLPEEPEAKRTITELRDAVRGGVSLSTALERQHGTFSRLYVNMVRAGEAGGSLEDTLQRLADYLERARALRGRVVNALIYPAILIVMVGASLMFLLGYVVPQFAAMYDSLDAELPVFTRLVLGVGSFVRDWWIVLLIVPVVAAYAFALKLRDARFRARFDAWLLERRLAGPLAARIETARLARTLGTLLRNGVPLITALGIGRNVLGNLALAADVEAAAAEVKNGVGLSSALARGGRFPRLAIQMVQVGEESGALDAMLMRTADTFDQQTGQSLDRMLAALVPAITMLLALVVMVVILAVLVPIYDLTSVIG
- a CDS encoding peptidase — its product is MSRGFRQSQAWLHTWSGLLVGWVLYAMFLTGTSAYWREEITRWMTPELGAPVDAATATRQALAWLETHAQGADAWTVQLPGPRTTGTQVSWRMPGQSFREAYASRTWLDADGHAVAVRDTRGGDFFYRLHFDMHYMPVLWGRWLAGICAMFMLVAIVSGVVTHRKIFADFFTFRRGKGQRSWLDGHNALAVLALPFHLMITYTGLITLMALYMPFGIDARYADEQAFYAELFPQAPTVERSGTPAPLGDVEAMRVRAAAGWQPDRVDTLRIDLPGDAAAQVVASRSTDARILYDYESMAFSGTSGELVWRTPPQGAAADTRDGMVGLHAARFAPMTMRWLFFLSSLAGTLMVASGLVLWTVKRRAQLPDPTRPHVGFRLVESLNIGFVAGLPAAMAAFFWANRLLPTGMAERAQWEIHLFFLFWLACVLHACVRRPVAAWREQLAVGALLFAALPVYNLIATRHGLFANLAAGDTAMATMDIGLLVLGAILGWMAWAVDRHARRAPVRPPRRARVGDAQVPA
- a CDS encoding type II secretion system protein GspG → MHHSLRSRRGVRKTQQGGFSLIEIILVVVLIGGIVAFAASRILGGGDRARVNLAKAQVQTLAEKVHQFEMDTGRLPNALNDLVVQPGDAGGWLGPYAKEGELRDPWNTPYEFRAPGDGQPFEIVSFGADRKPGGDSVNADIRYE